TGGTGAACGGCGACCGGGGCGTGGTCGAGCAGGCCATCAAGCAACTCGAGCGCCTGATCGACGTGGTGAAAGTCATCGACCACAGCCTGGAGAAATTCGTCGACCGCGAGCTGGTGCTCGTGAAGGTCGCCATCACCCCTGAAACCCGCGTGGAAGTGCGCCAGATCGCCGAGGACTTCCGCACCCGCATCGTGGACGTGGGCCGGCACGCGCTGACCTTCGAGGTGACCGGCGACGAGGGCAAAATCACTGCCTTTATCGAGCAGATGCGCCCCTTCGGCATTCTGGAAACCATGCGCACCGGACGCATTGCCCTGACCCGTGGCAGCAACGCTGACATTGCCACGCACGTCTACCACGACGGCGAAACCCAGACCCTCAAACCCGTCGTGGAAGGCGTCGAAGCCAGGGAAGAACGGGCACGGCATGTTCCGAATCTGTTCTAAGAAGGCGACTTCCCGGCTTCACGACAAGAGAGATGGCCCGGAGAGTTCGCCTCTGGCGTAATCTTCCCTCAAGCATTTGACAAAAGAACGCAGTGATTTTGTCCGAGCAGAGCGAGTGAATTTAAATGAGCAGGACGGACTGGCACAGCTCCGCAGGAGAGAATGGAGCGCTCTGGGGTGCCCTTCCTCAGAGCGCGTCATTCGGAGTACTGCCCTAGCCCACATTTCATCTTCGCGCGCTCAATACAGGAGAATTCATTTCATGGCTGCAAAAATGTATTACGACAGGGACGTTGACACCAGCATTCTCGAAGACAAGCTGATCGCCATTATCGGGTACGGTTCTCAGGCCCACGCGCACGCGCAGAACCTGCGGGACAGCGGCTTCAACGTGGTGGTGGGCCTGCGCGAGGGTTCTGCCAGCAAGGCGAAGGCCGAGCAGGCGGGCCTGCGCGTGGCGAGCATCGAGGACGCCACGAAGGAAGCGGACGTGGTGATGCTGCTGATTCCGGACGAGCAGCAACCCAAAACGTACGAGCAGAGCATTGCGCCGCATCTGTCGGCGGGCAAAGCCATCGCGTTCGGTCACGGGTTCAACGTTCACTTCGGGCGCATCAAGCCCCCGGCAGAGGTGGACGTGTTTCTCGTGGCCCCGAAAGGACCGGGGCACATGCTGCGCCGCGTCTACGTAGACGGCGCGGGCATGCCGGGCATTTTTGCCGTGCAGCA
This DNA window, taken from Deinococcus fonticola, encodes the following:
- the ilvN gene encoding acetolactate synthase small subunit, which translates into the protein MSSHSRDPQRDQLLSILVHDEPKVLTRITALFGRRGYNIKSLSVGQTEHPGISRMTIVVNGDRGVVEQAIKQLERLIDVVKVIDHSLEKFVDRELVLVKVAITPETRVEVRQIAEDFRTRIVDVGRHALTFEVTGDEGKITAFIEQMRPFGILETMRTGRIALTRGSNADIATHVYHDGETQTLKPVVEGVEAREERARHVPNLF